The Janthinobacterium tructae genome contains the following window.
GGGCCGCCAGCGGCAGGCCCAATACGGCACCGGCGGCCAGCAGCAGCATGAACTCGCGCCCCACCAGGCGGGCGATGGCGGCGCGGCCAGCGCCATGCAACTTGCGCAGCACAATTTCACGGCTGCGGCGCTGCACGCTGTAGGCCGACAGCACGTAAATGCCGAAGGCGGCGAGCAGCATGGCGATCAGGCTGGCCAGGCCGAGCATGCGCGCCAGGCGCAGATCCTCGGCATACATCTGTGCCAACAGGCTTTGCGCCGTGCGCAGTTCCAGCATCCGCTGCGGAAAATAGCGCCGCCACAGCGGCTCGATACGCGCATGCGCCGCTGCCACATCATCATTGCTGCGCAAGGACAGTGCGCCGCCGTGGCGCAAATCGAACAGCATCGGCTGGGCCGCCTGGCGCATGTCCTGGAAACGGATCGGCGGCGCGATGCCGATAATCACCTGCCCGTCCGGCATCGCCTGCCCCACAGCAGCCTGCGGCGTGGGATAACCCAGCGCCAGCGCCGCCGCCGCATTGAGCACCACCACCTGGCTGCCGATCCGGTCCTGCGCCACATCGAACAATCGCCCGTGCAAGGGCACGATGCGGTGCAGCGCAAACCAGCCCGGCGTCATGGGTTTGTATTCGAGGCGCACGTCGCGCCCATCGCGCGTCCTGACGCTGCCGACGACCTTACTGCCATCGCGCCCGACCGCTTCCGCGATGCCCGCCACGCCGGCGATGCCGGGCAGGCGCGCCAGCGCCTCTTCGAAGGCGCGCGCCTGCGGGCTGTCTTCGCTCCCGGGCGGCAAATCCAGCACCAGCAAGCCATCCGGCGTGAAGCCGGGCGAGGCGTGGCTGCCATACCAGGATTGCCAGCCGACCGCCAGGGTCGCGGCGCACAGCGCCATGGCGGCGCCGAACTGCAATACCGTCAGCACGCGGCGCAGCCACAGGCCAGTCGCTGTTTCGCTGTTGCCGCGGCCCGCCAGCGCGGGACCGGGCCGCACGTGCAGCGCACACCAGGCGGGATAGGCGCCCGCACACAAGCCCGTGAGCACGCCAAACAGCAAGGCGCCGGCGCAGCGCCAGGCGGTGAACATATCGTCCAGCGGCCGCTGTACCAGCTCGGCGAAGAGCGGCAGCGCCAGCCAGGCCAGCAGCAAGCCCGCGGCGGCGGCCAGCAGCGCCGTCAGCACCGACTCGGCCAGGAACTGCTGCACCAGGCGCGCCGCACCGGCGCCGAGCAGCTTGCGCACGCCGATCTCGCGCTGGCGGCGCAAGGTGCGCACCGTGGACAGATTCACGTAATTGATGACGGCCAGGGCAAGTATCAGCAGCGCCAGCACGGCCAGTCCCACCACGCTGGCGCGCTGCCCGTGACGCGCCGCCGCGCGGCTGTGGTACAGGTCCGCATCGAAGTAAGCCTGCGCCAGCGGCAGCAGCGCGATGTCGGTGACGTTGCGCCCCGCGAGCGCGCGGCCCATGGATGCGCCGCGCACCTGCCGGTCTTGCGGCGAGTCGTTGACGGCCTGCTGCAGCAGCGCCGCAAGCGCGCCGGGGTCTGCGCCGGGGCGCAGCTGCAGGTAGATGGCGCCGCGCCCCGTGCCGGAAAAAGCGACCTCGCGCTGCGCTGCCGGCCAGGCACTGCTGAGCGTGCCCACCAGTACTTCATACGGCACGCTGGTGTTGCGCTGATGGTCAGGCAGGATGGCGCGCACCTTCAGCGTGACGCCGCCGATCTGCAGCAGCTGGCCCAGCGCGGATGCGTCGGCAAACAGCTTGCGCGCCGCCGTCTGCGTCAGCGCCACGGCATCGGGCTGCGCCAGCGCCGAACGCAGATCGCCCTGCAGCGCCGTGATGCCGAACAGGCTGGCGAAATCCGCATCGACTGCTTGCACGTTCAGCGCATACGGGCGCTCGCCGCGCTGCACGGTTAAATCAAGTTCCTTGACGATGCTCGCCATGCCGACCGCGCCGCTGCGCTGCGCCACGTCGCGCAGCGACAGATAGGCAAAGTTCTGCCACTCGGGGCGGATGAACAGATTGATGCGCTGCTTGACCAGCAGCACGCGCTCACGCTGCGGCACCTGGCTATCGTAGCCCAGGCTGTAGCCGACAAAGCCCAGCAGCAGGAAGCAGGCGGCGAAACCCACCGCCAGGCCCAGGATGACGGCCGCCGAGGCGCCCCGCTGCTGCGCCAGCAGGCGCCAGCCGATGCGGAAATCGGCCGCCTTCATGCGGCTTGCAAGGCGTCGACCATGACGCGACCATCCAGCAAGTGCAGGGTACGTGACGCCTGCGCCGCATGGTCGGGCGAGTGCGTCACCATCACCACCGTCGTGCCCTCCGCATTGATGCTGCGCAGCAGGCGCATGACTTCATTGCCGTGCGCCGTATCGAGGTTGCCCGTCGGCTCATCGGCCAGCAAGACGGCCGGCCCGGCCACCAGCGCGCGCGCGATCGCCACGCGCTGCTGCTGGCCGCCCGACAGCTGCGACGGCCGGTGTCCGGCGCGGTGCGCCACACCCAGCTTGTCGAGCATGGCGGCCACGCGCTGGCGCCGTTCGCGCGCCGGCGTGCCGTTGTACTCGAGCGCCAGCTCCACGTTCTCGAATACGCTCAGTTCCTCGATCAGGTTGAAGCTCTGGAAGATGAAGCCGATGCGCCCGCGGCGCAGCGCATTGAGCTTTGCCTCGCTCCATCCTGCCACATTCTGGCCCTCGAACCAGTATTCGCCATGGCTGGGAATATCGAGCAATCCCAGCAGACCCAGCAGGGTAGATTTACCGCAGCCCGAGGGGCCAGTGATGGCCACATATTCGCCCGCCTCGATCTCGAGGTCGATGCGATCCAGGGCCTTGGTCTGGATATCGCCTGACTGATGCATCTTGCTGACGCCGACTAGTTTGAGCATGGGTGCTACCTTTATGGAGGATGAGGGGAATTTACCGGCTTATGTGCAATCTGGGGGAATTTCCATAGGCAGCGTAGGCCGACAGGATCACGCGCTCGCCTGCCTGCAGCCCTTGCAGCACTTCGAGCTGGCTGTTGTTGCGCCGGCCGATACGCACTGCGCGCCGCTGCGCCTGGCCGCCGGACGCATCGAGCACGTAGACCCAGGCGCCGCCGCTGTCGTTGATGAAGGCGCCGTTCGGCAGCAGCAGCGCGGCAGCCGGCTCGCCCAGAGTGATCTGCGCATCGAGGCTTTGCCCGGGATTGAGCACGGGCGGCTGGCCGTGCGTGAACACCAGTTCCACAGTGAAGCGGCCCTCCTTGATCTGCGGATAAATCGTCTGCACGCTCAATGCGTAATTTTGCCCAGCCTGGACGATGCTGGCCTGCCGTCCCGCCGCCATGCGGTTCAGGTAAAACTCGTCCACCCTGGCCGACAGCTTATAGCGCACAGGGTCGTCGATGCGGCCCACATTCTTGCCCGTCGCGATAGACTCGCCCACCTGCAGCCGGAAGTCCGTCAGCCGGCCGGCGGACGGCGCGCGCACGGCCAGGGCGTCGACCGTGGCACCGACCAGCAGCAAGCCCGAACTGAGGCCGGCGATGGACGCGCCAAGCTGGCTGGCCGCATCGCGGCGCACCAGCGACTCCGCCTGCGCCGCCTGCTGTTCCTGCGCCAGCGCGCGCTGCTGCTGCAGCAGCGTGTCGGCCGATTCCTCCAGCGCCACGCTGGAAATGAAGCCCTGCGCCGCCAGCCTGACATTGCGCGCATGCTGCTTGCCACCCTGCTGCAGCGCGAACGCCAGATCATCCAGGCGGCGTTGATGCTCGCTGGTGCTGGCCTGCTGCGCCACGCGCAAATTGGACAAGTTGAAAATCTGCTGCGCATGTTCAGCCTTGCGGGCCAGCAGTTCCAGGTTGCGCTGCGGATTGGAGATACGGAACAGCAGCTGGCCCTTGCTCACCAGTGCGCCATCACTGGCAAGCACCTCTTCGATGCGGCCCGACTCGACCGAATCGAGGAGCACGGAATGCAGCGGTTCGGCGCTGGCGCGCACCACCACTTCATCGAGAAAAATACCGCGCGCCACGGCGCCGATGCGCAATTCGGCGACAGGCACCTGCAAGCCGCGTGGCATGGCCCACCAGCCCGCCGCGGCAAGCGCGGCCAGCAACAGCATGCCCGCCAGGCTGGCAACGACAAGTTTGCGCCGGCTGCGCGGCACGCGCGTATCCATGGCGGCGCCGCTGGACGGCAAATGGGGCATGGCAGATTGAGGAGCATGCATATTTATTTTCACGTCTTTCGAACAAAGTTTCTTCGCATATCAGCAAGCAGCGTGCCAGCAACGGGCGCCACGCGGACATGCGCCCCGCAGCCGTTCGCCAAGCATGCTGGCGCGACGCGGTGTCCCGCAGTGTCCATTTCCGGACAGCGGCTGTTCGCAAGCGCACAGCGCCGGCAAACAGGCATGCCCACAGCGGCCGCCACGACGCCAGCACGGCTGCTAGAATGCGCCACCGACCGACGCTCACTATGCTCTCCATGGCCAACACCGCAGCCCACGTCCTGATCCTCGACGACGATATCGATGTCGCCTGCGCCGCACAGCTGCTGCTGCGGCGGCGCTATCGCGACGGCAAAGTCGATACGCTGTGCGACCCTGCAGGACTGCCCGCGCTGCTGGCCCGGGCGGTGCCGGACGTGGTGCTGCTCGACCTCAATTTCCAGCCCGGCCAGACCGATGGCGCACAAGGCTTGGCCTTGCTCGACCTGCTGCGCGCGCTGCCACGGCCGCCTTGCGTGATCGCCATGACGGCCTATGCCGATGTGCCGCTGGCGGTGGCGGCGCTGCAGCGCGGCGCCAGCGACTTCATCACCAAGCCCTGGGACAACGCGCGCCTGGCCGCCGCCGTCGAACATGCGCTGGCGCGCCGCGCCGACACGGCCGCCACAGCCACTGCCGCGCCGGACCTGATGGGCAACTCTCCGGCCATGCGCGAGCTGCGCGCGATGGTCGCCAGCGTCGGCCCCACGGAGGCGAATGTGATGGTGCTCGGTGAAAACGGCGTCGGCAAGGAACTCGTGGCGCGCGCCCTGCACAAGGCCTCGCGCCGCGCCGCCGGTCCCATGCTGGCGGTGGACATGGGCGCCGTGCCGGAGGCAACCTTTGAAAGCGAATTGTTCGGCCACCGCAAAGGCGCATTCACCGATGCCAAACATGAACGCGCGGGGCGCTTCCAGACGGCGCGCGGCGGCTCGCTCTTTCTCGATGAAATCGGCAACCTGCCGCTGGCGGCGCAAGCCAAGCTGTTGACGGCGCTGGAACGGCGCGAAGTGACGCCGCTGGGCGCGGACCGTCCGGAAGCGATCGACGTGCGCATCCTCAGCGCCACCAATATCGATGAAGCGCGGCTGTTCGATCCGGCCGTGTTCCGGCCCGACCTGCTGTTCCGCCTGAATACCATCGTGCTGCGCGTGCCGCCGCTGCGCGCGCGCCGCGACGATATCGCCATGCTGTTGCGGCACTACCTGGCGCACTACGAAAGCCAGTACCAGCGCCGCGCGCGCGCGCCTGCAGCGGAGGCGCTCGATTACCTGCAACAGCATGACTGGCCGGGCAATGTGCGCGCGCTGCGCCATGCCTGCGAACGTGCCGTGATCCTGGGGGACGAGGCGCACTACACGCGCAGTGACTTCGGCCTGTTTGACAGCCACGCCCAGGCGGCAGCGGTGCCCACGACACCCGCCCACGCACGCCAGACACTCGGCGCGCTGGAACGCGACGCCATCCATCGCACGCTGGAACAGGTCGACGGCAATATCAGCCATGCGGCCAAGGCCCTGGGCATCAGCCGCGCCGCGCTGTACCGCAAGCTGAACAAACATGGCATCTGAGCGCAGCCTCAAGACGACGGCCAGCGCCAGCATCGCCGCCATGCTGGCGCTCTCCGGCGCCGCCGGGTATTTTTTCGCACTGGCGTCGCCGCGCCTGAGCGTGCTGTGCCTGCTGCTAGCCATGCCGCCGGCGTGGCTGCTGTGCCGCTGCCTGAACCGCCTGGCGCCGCGGGTGTCGCGCCAGGAGTCGACAATGACAGCGGCCATGGCGGCGGCAGCGTCGCCAACGCCCGATGAAGAATCGCTGAGGGCGCTCGAAGCCTGTCTTGAACACGCGCCCATTGCCCTGTTCCGTATCCAGAGCGGCGCCGTGGAACACAAGGTGACGCCACTCAACGCCAGCGCCCGGCGCCAGCTGGCGCCCGGGCATGCGAGCGAGCCGCAGCGGTGGCAGCAACTGCTGGCGGCGCAGCCTCCCGGCCAGCGCCGGCTGCTCAGTTTTGACACGGAACGGGGCGTCGAACGGGCGCTGGTGGCCGTGGCGGCGCTGACCTTGCAAGGCGCGCCGCAGCACCTGGCCGCGCTGATGCCGGTGGAAAGCGAACTGGAAGCCGAGGCGCTCAATGCCTGGCGCGAACTGGTACAAGTGCTGACGCATGAAATCATGAATTCGCTCACGCCCGTCGCCTCGCTGTCGCGCACGGCCTGCGACCTGCTGGCGGACGTGCACCCCCTGCTGCCGCACGACATCCATGCCGACCTGGCGACAGCGCTCGACGCCATCGCGCGCCGCGCCGCCAGCCTGGCCGATTTCGTGGCCAGCTACCGCAGCCTGTCCAGCGTGCCCGCGCCGCAGCCGGAAACCGTGCGCCTCGAACACCTGTTCCAGCGCCTGGAAGCGCTGCTGGCACCGGCCTGGCAGGCGCGCGGCGGCACGGCGGCATTTTCCGTCGAACCGGCATCGCTGGAAGTGCGGATCGATGCAGGCCAGCTGGAACAGGCGCTGATCAATCTGCTCACAAATGCCGCCGAGGCCACACACGATATTACCGCGCCGCGCGTGACGGTCAGCGCCCGCCTGAGCCGGGGCGCGCGTCTGCGCATCGAAGTGCGCGATAACGGCCATGGCGTGCCCGATACGCTGGCCGCGCACATTTTCATGCCGTTTTTCTCGACCAGGAAACAGGGGCGCGGCATCGGCCTGGCGCTGGTGCGCCACCTGGCCCACGCCAACGGCGGCACCTTGCGCCATGCGCGCCCGGTCGGTGCCGGCGCCTGTTTCCTGCTCAGCTTTTAAGCCGGACGGCACCGCATCAGGTACACGCGCCTGCAGTTCACGCCGCGTTTTACGCGGTTCATCGCATTTCCCTTCCAGCCAGCATGCCGTTTTGTTATCTTCTCATCGACAGCACGGCAGCCGCGGCGCGGCAGCCGGCTTTTTTCTTGTCCTGAACTATCATAAAGGAAACACCATGCGTACCTTGCTGGCCCTGTGCTGTGCCGTTACCCTTGGCGGTTGCGCCATCGTCATCAACCCCAACGATGGCGAAGTGCGCTATGCCGACGCGGGTACCATCCAGGGCAACGAGCAAGTGAGCCGCGACGTGCGCCAGGTCAGCACCATCAACACGCTCGACATCGACAGCATGAAGCGCATCGATATGAAAATCGATGTGCGCGTCGGGCCGGCGACCTCGCTGGTGATCGAAGCGGACAGCGATCTGCAGCCGCGCATTCATAGCGAAGTGAGCGGCAATACCCTGCGCATCTGGGGTGATACGAACATTCGCAGCAGCAATGGTATCCACGTCATCTACACGACGCCGCAATTGAAGAAGATCCGCATTTCCGGCTCTGGCCGCCTGGTGGCCAGCGGTTTCGATGGCGAAGATTTCAGCCTGGAGCAGCGCGGTTCGATGAAGAGCGAATTGTCGGGCACGGTGGGGCGCTTCGACGTGGCCAACAATGGCTCGGGCAGCATCAACGCGGCGGCCCTCGTCAGCGGCAACACGGATGCGGTGCAGAACGGTTCGGGCAACATCCAGCTGGGCAGCCTGCGCGGTGAACGCATCAACGTGGCCCTTAACGGCTCGGGCAGCATCAGCGCCAGCGGCGCCGTACAGCGCCTCGACGCCAACGTGAATGGCTCGGGCGATATCAACCTGGCCGCCCTGCGCAGCGACGTTGCCTATCTGGCGAGCAACGGTTCCGGCGACATCGATGTCACCGTCCAGAATGAAGTCAATGCCCGCGCCAGCGGTTCCGGCCGCATCACCGTGCATGGCGATCCGGCCCGCCGCACCCTGTCGGGCAAGCGCGTCAGCATCGTGCGCTAATCGCGCTCTGGCGAAGCACGCGGGCCGGCTTGCTATACTGTCGGCCCCTGCCCCTTTTCACTCATCGCCATGCCGTCCCGCGCCGTTTCCCTGGCATGCCGCCCATCCTGCGGCGCCTGCTGCACCGCTCCGTCCATCACCAGCCCAATTCCCGGCATGCCGGATGGAAAACCTGCGGGCGTGCGCTGCATACAGCTGGCCGACGACAACCGCTGCAAGATCTTTGGCCAGCCGCAGCGGCCCGCCTTTTGCGGCGGCTTGCAGCCGTCCGAGGACATGTGCGGCAGCAGCCGCGAACACGCAGTGCGCTGGCTGGCCGAGCTGGAACGGCTGACGGCACCCTGAGCGCCAGCAACGCTTTAGTCTGCGGCGCTTGTCCGCACCGCGGCCCGCTCTTCGTCACGCAGGCGCTTGTATTCCATCAGCATGGAAACCACCAGATAGGCCAGCAGCACGAGCAGGGAAGCGCGCATGTCGCTCCATTCCAAGGTGCCGTGGCGCTTCCAATGCAGTGCATTAAAAACGATCAGCATACCCAGGACACCCCACCCACTGCGGCGCATCACGCGGCCCAGCAAGGTTGCCATTAACAATTTACTGGAGAACATGGTTTCCTTTAATTTGTTCCATTTTTCCAACTGTACGCACTTCATATCCCTACGGCAATACCAGCACGCGCACAAAAGTCACCTTGACTCGATTTGCACGTTTGCGTATATTCATGCACATTCCTGCACGTTTTAAAAATAGACCCATGTCCGCGACCCTGCTCCTCAAACAACGCCATGCGCTGATCCAGCAACAATTGCACGCTGACGGCCGCGTGCTGGCGCTGGACCTGGCGCGCCAGCTCGACGTGTCCGAAGATACGATACGGCGCGACCTGCGCGAGATGGCGGCAGCCGGCCTGTGCCAGCGCGTGTATGGCGGTGCCCTGCCGCTGGCGCCCGATGGCGGCACCCTGACCCAGCGCAAGCAGGAAGCGCCGGAACGCAAGGCGCGCCTGGCGCAGGCCGCCGTGTCCCTCGTGCGCACCGGCCAGGTGCTGTTCCTCGATGCGGGATCGACCAACCTGGCCATCGCCAGCGTCTTGCCAGAGTTGGCGCTCACTGTCATCACGAATGCGCCCTCGATTGCCATGGCGCTCATGGAGCGCCCGGAAATCGAGCTGATCATGGCTGGCGGCCGGGTCGACCGCCGCGCGGGTGCCAGCCTGGGACCGCAGGCGCTGCGCACCGTCGAGCGCATGCATCCCGACCTGTGTTTCCTCGGTGCCTGCGGCGCCGACGTGGACGCGGGCGTGACAGCGTTCAACTACGACGAGGCAGAATTCAAGCGCAGCATCGCCGGCGCCAGCAAGGCCGTCGTCGTCGCCGTCACCAGCGACAAGCTGGGCACGGCCGCCCCCTTCGGCGTGCTGGCCACGGGCTTGCTGCAGCACCTGGTGCTCGAAGCCGATGCCGACGCGGCCCATGTGGCCGCCTTTCAACGGCTGGGCGTGCAAGTGCTGCGCGCCCACGCCTGATGTTATCCACCCGACTCTTGAAAAGCTCTCCCATGCATCTCACCGGTACCATGCAGCAACGCGCCACGCGCCTGGTTTTCTTCGCCGCCGGCCTCGGCATGGCCGCCTGGGCACCGCTGGTTCCCTACGCCAAGTCGCGCCTGGGCCTCGACGAGGCCACCCTCGGCATTTTGCTGCTGTGCCTGGGTGCCGGCTCGCTGTGCGCCATGCCGTTTACGGGCATGCTGTCAAGCCGCTTCGGCTGCCGCAAGGTCATCGTCGGCGCCGGCCTGTTGTTGATCGCCATCCTGCCCGGCCTGGCGCTGGCCGCCACGCCGCTGCAACTGGGCCTGGTGCTGCTGGTATTCGGCGCGGCCATGGGCACGTTCGACGTGGCCATCAACATCCAGGCCGTGATCATCGAAAAGGCCAACGGCGGCGCCATGATGTCGGGCTTTCATGCGCTGTTCAGCGTGGGCGGCTTCGCCGGCGCGGCCTGCATGGCCCTGCTGCTGTG
Protein-coding sequences here:
- a CDS encoding head GIN domain-containing protein; the protein is MRTLLALCCAVTLGGCAIVINPNDGEVRYADAGTIQGNEQVSRDVRQVSTINTLDIDSMKRIDMKIDVRVGPATSLVIEADSDLQPRIHSEVSGNTLRIWGDTNIRSSNGIHVIYTTPQLKKIRISGSGRLVASGFDGEDFSLEQRGSMKSELSGTVGRFDVANNGSGSINAAALVSGNTDAVQNGSGNIQLGSLRGERINVALNGSGSISASGAVQRLDANVNGSGDINLAALRSDVAYLASNGSGDIDVTVQNEVNARASGSGRITVHGDPARRTLSGKRVSIVR
- a CDS encoding sensor histidine kinase yields the protein MASERSLKTTASASIAAMLALSGAAGYFFALASPRLSVLCLLLAMPPAWLLCRCLNRLAPRVSRQESTMTAAMAAAASPTPDEESLRALEACLEHAPIALFRIQSGAVEHKVTPLNASARRQLAPGHASEPQRWQQLLAAQPPGQRRLLSFDTERGVERALVAVAALTLQGAPQHLAALMPVESELEAEALNAWRELVQVLTHEIMNSLTPVASLSRTACDLLADVHPLLPHDIHADLATALDAIARRAASLADFVASYRSLSSVPAPQPETVRLEHLFQRLEALLAPAWQARGGTAAFSVEPASLEVRIDAGQLEQALINLLTNAAEATHDITAPRVTVSARLSRGARLRIEVRDNGHGVPDTLAAHIFMPFFSTRKQGRGIGLALVRHLAHANGGTLRHARPVGAGACFLLSF
- a CDS encoding DeoR/GlpR family DNA-binding transcription regulator, producing the protein MSATLLLKQRHALIQQQLHADGRVLALDLARQLDVSEDTIRRDLREMAAAGLCQRVYGGALPLAPDGGTLTQRKQEAPERKARLAQAAVSLVRTGQVLFLDAGSTNLAIASVLPELALTVITNAPSIAMALMERPEIELIMAGGRVDRRAGASLGPQALRTVERMHPDLCFLGACGADVDAGVTAFNYDEAEFKRSIAGASKAVVVAVTSDKLGTAAPFGVLATGLLQHLVLEADADAAHVAAFQRLGVQVLRAHA
- a CDS encoding efflux RND transporter periplasmic adaptor subunit, which translates into the protein MHAPQSAMPHLPSSGAAMDTRVPRSRRKLVVASLAGMLLLAALAAAGWWAMPRGLQVPVAELRIGAVARGIFLDEVVVRASAEPLHSVLLDSVESGRIEEVLASDGALVSKGQLLFRISNPQRNLELLARKAEHAQQIFNLSNLRVAQQASTSEHQRRLDDLAFALQQGGKQHARNVRLAAQGFISSVALEESADTLLQQQRALAQEQQAAQAESLVRRDAASQLGASIAGLSSGLLLVGATVDALAVRAPSAGRLTDFRLQVGESIATGKNVGRIDDPVRYKLSARVDEFYLNRMAAGRQASIVQAGQNYALSVQTIYPQIKEGRFTVELVFTHGQPPVLNPGQSLDAQITLGEPAAALLLPNGAFINDSGGAWVYVLDASGGQAQRRAVRIGRRNNSQLEVLQGLQAGERVILSAYAAYGNSPRLHISR
- a CDS encoding ABC transporter permease: MKAADFRIGWRLLAQQRGASAAVILGLAVGFAACFLLLGFVGYSLGYDSQVPQRERVLLVKQRINLFIRPEWQNFAYLSLRDVAQRSGAVGMASIVKELDLTVQRGERPYALNVQAVDADFASLFGITALQGDLRSALAQPDAVALTQTAARKLFADASALGQLLQIGGVTLKVRAILPDHQRNTSVPYEVLVGTLSSAWPAAQREVAFSGTGRGAIYLQLRPGADPGALAALLQQAVNDSPQDRQVRGASMGRALAGRNVTDIALLPLAQAYFDADLYHSRAAARHGQRASVVGLAVLALLILALAVINYVNLSTVRTLRRQREIGVRKLLGAGAARLVQQFLAESVLTALLAAAAGLLLAWLALPLFAELVQRPLDDMFTAWRCAGALLFGVLTGLCAGAYPAWCALHVRPGPALAGRGNSETATGLWLRRVLTVLQFGAAMALCAATLAVGWQSWYGSHASPGFTPDGLLVLDLPPGSEDSPQARAFEEALARLPGIAGVAGIAEAVGRDGSKVVGSVRTRDGRDVRLEYKPMTPGWFALHRIVPLHGRLFDVAQDRIGSQVVVLNAAAALALGYPTPQAAVGQAMPDGQVIIGIAPPIRFQDMRQAAQPMLFDLRHGGALSLRSNDDVAAAHARIEPLWRRYFPQRMLELRTAQSLLAQMYAEDLRLARMLGLASLIAMLLAAFGIYVLSAYSVQRRSREIVLRKLHGAGRAAIARLVGREFMLLLAAGAVLGLPLAALGIARYLAGFVERAPVGAWPLAVALLLAMLVALLATVRHTWLAMRMAPAQALRD
- a CDS encoding sigma-54-dependent transcriptional regulator codes for the protein MANTAAHVLILDDDIDVACAAQLLLRRRYRDGKVDTLCDPAGLPALLARAVPDVVLLDLNFQPGQTDGAQGLALLDLLRALPRPPCVIAMTAYADVPLAVAALQRGASDFITKPWDNARLAAAVEHALARRADTAATATAAPDLMGNSPAMRELRAMVASVGPTEANVMVLGENGVGKELVARALHKASRRAAGPMLAVDMGAVPEATFESELFGHRKGAFTDAKHERAGRFQTARGGSLFLDEIGNLPLAAQAKLLTALERREVTPLGADRPEAIDVRILSATNIDEARLFDPAVFRPDLLFRLNTIVLRVPPLRARRDDIAMLLRHYLAHYESQYQRRARAPAAEALDYLQQHDWPGNVRALRHACERAVILGDEAHYTRSDFGLFDSHAQAAAVPTTPAHARQTLGALERDAIHRTLEQVDGNISHAAKALGISRAALYRKLNKHGI
- a CDS encoding ABC transporter ATP-binding protein; this encodes MLKLVGVSKMHQSGDIQTKALDRIDLEIEAGEYVAITGPSGCGKSTLLGLLGLLDIPSHGEYWFEGQNVAGWSEAKLNALRRGRIGFIFQSFNLIEELSVFENVELALEYNGTPARERRQRVAAMLDKLGVAHRAGHRPSQLSGGQQQRVAIARALVAGPAVLLADEPTGNLDTAHGNEVMRLLRSINAEGTTVVMVTHSPDHAAQASRTLHLLDGRVMVDALQAA
- a CDS encoding YkgJ family cysteine cluster protein, whose protein sequence is MPSRAVSLACRPSCGACCTAPSITSPIPGMPDGKPAGVRCIQLADDNRCKIFGQPQRPAFCGGLQPSEDMCGSSREHAVRWLAELERLTAP